The Coprobacillus cateniformis DNA window TGATTGGGGTAATAGTAATCATCTAAAACTGCATATTTTGCCCCATCAGGAATAGGCTGACCATTCCTGACTTTACCAGGATTCCCATCCTGATCAATAAATGTCACATAACGAGGTTCTTTAACTGAGCCTCCCGTTGTTACATCAGTCTTGGCTGGTCCTCTTCCATCTTTATTCCAAGCTCCTTCAGCTTGATTGGCAGCAATTGCTCCACCCCATAAAAAATCTTTTTGAAATGCCATCTTTCTTTCCTCCTTGATTCTATTGTAACAAATTTTATGTTTGTATATAAAAACAATTTGTTATGATTTATACAATAAAAATAACGATAACAGTATAGACAATCAATGTCACAACCATATTTAATGAAATCAGTGCAGCTGTATAACTGTTATCTTCTTCACTTTTAAACAGTGGTGATATTTGCATTGGTAAAGCAAATCCAGTTGGACACATAAAATAGATAAGCACTGCCAACATATAAATCTTATCAGCCATTAAATGTGGGAAGAATACAAAGAACCCTACAATGACAAAGGCAAATAGAACAATTCTCACAATTAATAATTTCAATAGCGAACCTAGTGTGTCCATATTGATTTTTAAGTTATAGCCAATAATGAATAAGATCATACCAATAATTGGACCTGTAATCATATTGATTGTATTTGTATAAACATCAATAAATGGTGTTTGTGCTAACATATTGTAAACACCTAATAAATTCAATCCTAAACCTAAGATAACTGCAATCACAAATGAATTCGTAAAAATTGTTTTGGCCAATTCTTTTGGACTTGTTTGTCCTGCATTCAGTTTAGCGACCATGATTGGGATAAGCACAAAGGCAATTAAAGTTCCTGCTAAGTCAAAGATAACTGTATTGCTGGCATATGCAACACCAACAATAGAAGTATAAAGCGGTAATGCAACATTTCCACCTTCACATGTTGTTAACATGAAATAAGAAATGTGAGAAAATCTTTCACCTGTGAACTTTGTGAAAAGTTTTC harbors:
- a CDS encoding AEC family transporter, with translation MAALSTLFPVFFMVLLGIISRIKGFVTPEQKEGANNIVFNVLFPILIFNILLTSKIESSAILIVVYVFIAFVLTMFIGKLFTKFTGERFSHISYFMLTTCEGGNVALPLYTSIVGVAYASNTVIFDLAGTLIAFVLIPIMVAKLNAGQTSPKELAKTIFTNSFVIAVILGLGLNLLGVYNMLAQTPFIDVYTNTINMITGPIIGMILFIIGYNLKINMDTLGSLLKLLIVRIVLFAFVIVGFFVFFPHLMADKIYMLAVLIYFMCPTGFALPMQISPLFKSEEDNSYTAALISLNMVVTLIVYTVIVIFIV